Part of the Dethiosulfovibrio russensis genome, CAATGGCCTTCTGAGATGACCCCAGATATCTTGTCCTCACCGCCTCGAGAAGCCCCTCGTCCACGGCCGCCAGAGATCTGCCTAGGAACAGGTCTCTCAAAAACCTGTTGGTCAAGGACAGGGTGAAGGAGGCTTCCATGTCGAGTATCTCTCCCGTATCGGGGTCGGCGATGAAGGTTATGAAGAAATGAGAGTAAGTATGGGTGATCGGGTTATCGCTGGCACTTCTAGCGTTGCCTATCACGCATACCGGACAATCGCCAGACAGATCGCTCACCTCCACTTATCTTACTATTATAACTCTTTTCGTCGATTACCTCAAGTCTGTCTGACAGATTAGACCGTCTTTTTTCTCAGTTCCCTGTTTCTCATCCAATGCTGGAGGAAGAGAAAAGCGAAAAAGGCGAGACTCATCAGACGAACCGTCTTAAGAGGGTTGACCAAAGCTATACCGTTGGCGGCAAAAAGCACCCTCTCCCACAGGGGCATATGGGCCCTCAACATCCCTATGAGCCCGGCGGACAGAGAGAAAACCCCCACCACGGCACAGAGGATGGTCGGAAGAAACTTGGCCCATGTGAAGTCGACGAAGAGCAGCACCGGGTTGTAGACGAACAGGAAGGGCAGAAGCAACCCGGACATCGCCAGTCCGAAACCGACCACCGCCACCTTCGTCGGAGCTGCCTTGGCCAGTCCAGCGGCTGTATAGCTGGTGAGAGCGACAGGAGGAACCACCGCCGACATCGTCCCGTAGTAGAAGGCGAAGAAATGGGCCGCCAGAGCGGGAACCCCCATCTGCTGCAGGGCCGGGGCCGCGATGGTGGCGGTTATGATGTAACAGGCCGAAGCGGGAAGCCCCATGCCCAGAACTATGGATGCCAGCATACACAGTATCAAGGCCGCCCAGAGCTTGCCTCCGGCGAACATTATTATGTTCATCGCTATGACCTGCCCTACGCCGGTCATGCCGACGGCTCCAACTATGAAACCTACTATCCCGCAGGCTATTCCGACAGGAGCGGCGCTTCTGGCCCCTCCGTCCAGCGCCCCGATAAAATCCTTGACACCCATTCGGGTGGATTTACGGCAGGACGAGAGGACGATTATAGCGATCAACCCCAGAAAAGCGGAGAACAGCGGGGTATAGCCGGCGACAAGGAAATAGACTATCAGTACGAGAGGTATGGTCATGTGCCCCTTGTCCAACATGGTCGTCTTCATGGAGGGGATTTCCTCCTTGGGCAATCCCTCCAGGCCATTGCTCTTGGCCCTGAGGTCGACCATGGTCAAGATCGCACCGTAGTACAGCAAGGCGGGGAATACGCCTGCCAACATTATCTTGACATAGGGAATCCCCAGGAAAGTGCTCATTATGAAAGCGGAGGCTCCCATGATCGGAGGCATCAGAATTCCTCCGGTACTGGCGGCGGCCTCCACCGCTCCGGCGAAGAAAGGCTTATATCCTACCTTCTTCATGAGAGGTATGGTGAAGGCTCCCGTAGTGGCCACGTTCGCCTGGGAACTGCCGGAGATACTGCCCATCAAAGCTGACGCTATCACCGCGACCTTGGCAGGACCGCCTCTGTAGCGTCCCGCCAGGGCCAGGGCGAAGTCGTTGAAGAACTCGCTGGTCTTGGTGGCCGCCAGGAAGGACCCGAACAGTATGAACATGAACACGTAGGACGACGAGACCATTAGGGTGACGCCATATATCCCCTGGTCGGTGAGGGCCATACGGGTTATTATCCTGCTCCAGTCGAAACCTCTATGGGCGAAAAGACCTGGAAAATACGGACCGAATTTGGTGTAGACCAGGAAGAAAACGCACAGCAGGGTCAAGGGCAAGCCAACCGCCCGACGAGATGCCTCGACCAGAAGACACATGGTCATGACCGAAATTATGAGGTCCAGCTGGGTAACCTCCAGCTTGGTCGCCAAAAGACGGTCATAACACATGACCACGTAAAGACCGCCCAGCAAAGCGAGCCCGGTAAACAGCCAGTCAAGGGCGGTAGGTTGATCTCGTCTGGACCTGGCTGTTCCGGGGAAATAGAGGAACACCAATGCCATCATAGTGGCAAGGTGGATGGCGTTCATCTTTATGGTTATCATCAGACCTACGCTGTTCATCCAGCAATGTATAAGAGACGTGAAAACCGCCAGTGCGACGGCGAAGGTTCTGACATGACCGGAGAAATCCCTGTTAGGGATATGCTCCCCAGGCTTGAAGACACTCAGAATATTCAACTAAACCACTCCCTCCAAAATCCAAAAATGCGGTGCTGGCATGAGCCGGCACCGCACGGTGTTGTCTACGTGGGACCTATTTCGCCTCGGGCGGAAGAAGGGATCCGGGAATCTCGAAGCCCTGTTCCTTGAAGAACTTGACGGCACCGGGGTGAAGAGGAGCGCCGTAGAGTCCAGCCATGGGGTGGTCGTAGTCGACCTTGGTGAAGGCGGCGTGAGCCTGCTTCATAGCTTCGCGGTCGTTGTAGATGACCTTGAGGGTCTCGTAGACGATCTCGTCGCTGACCTTTTCGCTGACGATAAGGGCAGACTTGACTCCGACCAGGTTGAGAGGCTTGGTCTGCTTGGGATACACGTCGGCAGGGATTACCACCCTGGCATAATAGGGGGCCTCCAGCTGAAGCTCGTCAAGCTCGTCGTCGGAGAACTCCAGCATCCCCACTGGAACCCGTCCGGCGTAGAGCTCGGACACGGCGGAAACGGGGTATCCCGTCTCGGCGTTGAAGGCGTCGAGTCTGCCGTTCTGAAGAGCCTGAGCGGCCTCGCTGTAGCCGATGTACTCGGGCTGTATGTCCTCGAAGGTCAATCCGGCCACGGCTCTCAAAACCAGCTTGCTGGTGAACTCGGTCCCGGAGGCGGGAGGTCCTACCGCCATTCTCTTGCCCTTGAGGTCTCCCCAGGTCTCGATTCCCGCTTCTTTACGGACAACGATCTGGGTGACGTCGGGCCAAAGCCCCATAACGTAACGAAGGGACGGGATCTGATTTCCCTCGTAGGTGCCGACACCCTTGTAGGCGAAGCCGGTGAGGTTGGACATAGCTATGGCCATCTCAGCCTCATCGTTCTTGAGCATCTTGAGGTTCTCGATCGTACCGCCGGAACTCTGAGCCGAAGCCTTGACTCCCTTGGACATCATCTCTTTGTTCATGCTGTTAGCTATTATGGTCCCTACCGGATAGTATGTACCGCCGGTGGAACCGGTGACGATCGTCACGAACTCGACGGCCTGAGCCGTTCCAGCCACGGCGGCAGACAGTGCAAATACCGCTAGCAACGCTGCAATGAATCCCTTTCTCATCATGAAACCCCTCCTTGAAGTTTATATCGTAGGGTGAAACACCCTTTTTATATAATACATTCCCGTCGTATGGGATGTCAAACATTATAAAGAATACCTTGGTCTTCAGAAAAAAAAGAAGGTGGGCCCTTGGGGCCCACCTTCACGATGGTCTGTCTTTCGGGATAGGAACCGATTACTCCGTCTTGTCCCCGGAGGAGACCACGTCGGAGGAAACTGCTTCGGCCTTCATATCTTTAAGCTCGGAACGAGCCTGGGCAACCTCTTTCTCCATTACCACGAGCTTCTGTTCAAGGGCCTTCTGTCTCTCCTCGTGAGCCTTGATGCTGCTCACAGCCTCGACCAGTTCGGCCTGCTTGGCCTCTACCGCCTGTTTAAGGGCCTCGATCTCGTCGCTGGCCTTTACGGAGAGCTCGTCGGCGTTCTTGAGCTTTCCTGCGAAAGCGTCGATCTTGGCCTTGGAGTCGGCGATGAGCTTATCCTTCTCGGCTACAGCCTTCTCGAGCTGCTCCTTCATCTTGGAGGAAGCGCCCTTCATCTCCTCAAGGGCCTTTCTGGCACCTTCCAGAAGACCGGACTTCTCGGAAAGTTCCTTGGCCTTGATAACAGCTTCGTTCTTTACCTTGGTCAGCTCTTCCTTGACAGAGGAAAGAGCTCCTTCCTTTTCCTCAAGGGACTTCTGAAGCCCTGCGACCTTGGCCTCCAGATCCTTGACCTGCTGCTCTTTCTCGGCCAAAGAGGCGCGGAAACGATCGAGCTCGGCGGTCTTCTCGGTGAGGACCTTCTTGGTCTTCTCGATCTCTTCCCTCAAGGAACCCTGGGTCTTGGAGATCTCTAGTTTCAGGTCCGAGGCCTCCTTCTGGGTTACCGCAAGGTCGGCCTTCGTCTGAGACAGGTCGAGAGACTGATCCTTGTATTTTCTCTCCACCTCGGCGAGCTTGGCCTCCATATCGAGCAACTCTTTTCTAGCCATCCTGAGATCGGAGGTAAGGGCGGCGTTGTCCTTTTCCTTCTTCATCAGGTCGGCACGGGCCTTCTCGAGGGAATCCCTGGTAATGGCCAGGGTATC contains:
- a CDS encoding DUF3870 domain-containing protein, producing the protein MSDLSGDCPVCVIGNARSASDNPITHTYSHFFITFIADPDTGEILDMEASFTLSLTNRFLRDLFLGRSLAAVDEGLLEAVRTRYLGSSQKAIAVAYKDAVKKFVAAFM
- a CDS encoding TRAP transporter permease — its product is MNILSVFKPGEHIPNRDFSGHVRTFAVALAVFTSLIHCWMNSVGLMITIKMNAIHLATMMALVFLYFPGTARSRRDQPTALDWLFTGLALLGGLYVVMCYDRLLATKLEVTQLDLIISVMTMCLLVEASRRAVGLPLTLLCVFFLVYTKFGPYFPGLFAHRGFDWSRIITRMALTDQGIYGVTLMVSSSYVFMFILFGSFLAATKTSEFFNDFALALAGRYRGGPAKVAVIASALMGSISGSSQANVATTGAFTIPLMKKVGYKPFFAGAVEAAASTGGILMPPIMGASAFIMSTFLGIPYVKIMLAGVFPALLYYGAILTMVDLRAKSNGLEGLPKEEIPSMKTTMLDKGHMTIPLVLIVYFLVAGYTPLFSAFLGLIAIIVLSSCRKSTRMGVKDFIGALDGGARSAAPVGIACGIVGFIVGAVGMTGVGQVIAMNIIMFAGGKLWAALILCMLASIVLGMGLPASACYIITATIAAPALQQMGVPALAAHFFAFYYGTMSAVVPPVALTSYTAAGLAKAAPTKVAVVGFGLAMSGLLLPFLFVYNPVLLFVDFTWAKFLPTILCAVVGVFSLSAGLIGMLRAHMPLWERVLFAANGIALVNPLKTVRLMSLAFFAFLFLQHWMRNRELRKKTV
- a CDS encoding TAXI family TRAP transporter solute-binding subunit; the protein is MMRKGFIAALLAVFALSAAVAGTAQAVEFVTIVTGSTGGTYYPVGTIIANSMNKEMMSKGVKASAQSSGGTIENLKMLKNDEAEMAIAMSNLTGFAYKGVGTYEGNQIPSLRYVMGLWPDVTQIVVRKEAGIETWGDLKGKRMAVGPPASGTEFTSKLVLRAVAGLTFEDIQPEYIGYSEAAQALQNGRLDAFNAETGYPVSAVSELYAGRVPVGMLEFSDDELDELQLEAPYYARVVIPADVYPKQTKPLNLVGVKSALIVSEKVSDEIVYETLKVIYNDREAMKQAHAAFTKVDYDHPMAGLYGAPLHPGAVKFFKEQGFEIPGSLLPPEAK